Proteins encoded within one genomic window of Bacillus sp. F19:
- a CDS encoding DUF2161 family putative PD-(D/E)XK-type phosphodiesterase: MKQDKILEKDLYLPIQRYFLKRGFEVYGEVNDCDLAAVKAEELILVELKLRLNVELLIQAAKRQRYTEQVYIAVPKPSYSLRSKKWKDLCYLVKRLELGLIIVSFRQGKGYAEMKMEPASFDRGKSMKQSKKKRDRILAEIAGRSGDHNVGGVNKTKIMTAYKERCIHIACCLDRKGQLSPKILREMGTGDKTLSILNKNYYGWFERVERGTYILSETGKKGLLMHEALSEYYYTKIED, encoded by the coding sequence ATGAAACAAGATAAAATTTTAGAAAAGGATTTATATCTGCCAATACAAAGATATTTTCTAAAACGGGGATTTGAAGTGTATGGAGAAGTAAATGACTGTGATCTGGCTGCGGTTAAGGCTGAAGAGCTGATTTTAGTAGAACTGAAGCTCAGGTTAAACGTAGAACTGCTCATTCAGGCTGCGAAAAGACAGCGGTATACTGAGCAAGTTTATATTGCTGTTCCCAAACCATCATACAGTTTGCGTTCAAAAAAATGGAAGGATCTTTGCTACTTGGTGAAGCGGCTGGAGCTCGGTCTGATTATCGTATCTTTTCGTCAAGGAAAAGGCTATGCTGAAATGAAAATGGAACCTGCTTCCTTCGATAGAGGTAAAAGTATGAAGCAAAGCAAGAAAAAGAGAGACAGAATACTCGCTGAAATTGCCGGGAGAAGCGGAGATCACAATGTCGGCGGAGTGAATAAAACGAAAATCATGACAGCTTACAAGGAAAGGTGTATTCACATTGCCTGCTGCCTCGACCGGAAAGGTCAGCTCAGTCCTAAAATTCTCCGTGAAATGGGAACTGGTGATAAAACGCTCTCGATCTTAAATAAAAATTACTATGGCTGGTTTGAAAGGGTAGAAAGAGGGACGTATATCTTGAGTGAAACCGGGAAAAAAGGATTGCTGATGCATGAAGCATTGAGTGAGTACTACTATACTAAGATTGAAGATTAG
- a CDS encoding effector binding domain-containing protein, which yields MDTYHRIQKAIEYIETNLFEDLKIHHVASQAFFSPFHFQRMFQAISGFTVQEYIRNRRLSEAAVLLKKDIPILQIALDCQYGSQESFTRSFSAFAGIPPSKYRKSQISLKLQPKMNFLDFKQRMRGEIHVNKPHIVNLSPIHIIGCEYKTNLNNDAHYEEIPGFYHDFGMNEYYMKIADKLAPGMSYGIACSFEDDGGFSFIIGEEAKESNAKLHEPLIHFKIPEGKYAEFKVNGSADMVQNNRRYIYGTWLPQSNFERREGPDFEVTDVLGSSYPDKMKINIYIPVY from the coding sequence ATGGATACATACCATCGGATTCAAAAAGCAATTGAGTATATTGAAACAAATCTTTTTGAAGATTTAAAGATTCATCACGTTGCATCTCAGGCTTTTTTCTCTCCGTTTCACTTTCAGAGAATGTTTCAGGCAATTTCAGGATTTACTGTTCAAGAATACATTCGAAACAGAAGGCTGTCTGAAGCAGCTGTTCTTCTGAAAAAAGACATTCCTATATTACAAATAGCACTCGATTGCCAATATGGCTCGCAAGAATCGTTTACAAGATCATTCTCTGCATTCGCAGGAATACCGCCATCTAAGTACCGTAAATCACAGATATCCCTAAAGCTGCAGCCTAAAATGAATTTTCTGGATTTCAAGCAAAGGATGAGAGGTGAAATTCATGTGAACAAGCCTCATATTGTAAACCTTTCCCCTATTCATATCATTGGATGTGAATACAAAACAAACTTAAACAATGATGCCCATTATGAAGAAATACCAGGATTCTATCATGATTTCGGCATGAATGAATACTACATGAAAATAGCGGATAAACTCGCGCCGGGCATGTCCTACGGGATCGCCTGCAGCTTTGAAGATGATGGAGGTTTTTCATTTATCATTGGTGAGGAAGCAAAAGAATCAAATGCTAAATTGCATGAGCCCCTTATTCATTTTAAAATTCCTGAAGGGAAATACGCGGAATTCAAAGTGAATGGCTCCGCTGACATGGTTCAAAATAATCGCAGGTACATTTACGGCACTTGGCTGCCTCAATCCAACTTTGAACGGAGAGAGGGGCCGGATTTTGAGGTAACGGATGTACTGGGCTCAAGCTACCCTGACAAAATGAAGATAAATATTTATATTCCTGTTTATTAA